The following are encoded in a window of Manihot esculenta cultivar AM560-2 chromosome 8, M.esculenta_v8, whole genome shotgun sequence genomic DNA:
- the LOC110620581 gene encoding protein TERMINAL FLOWER 1, which produces MARIIEPLIVGRVIGDVVDYFTPEVKMCVTYNNRQVCNGYELYPSTAVAKPKVEVQGGDMRSFFTLVMTDPDVPGPSDPYLREHLHWVVSNIPGTTDATFGREVVSYEIPRPNIGIHRFVYLLFRQKRRQTINPPASRDNFSTRNFAAENDLGPPVAAVYFNAQRETAARRR; this is translated from the exons ATGGCAAGAATAATAGAGCCTCTCATTGTTGGGAGAGTGATAGGAGATGTTGTTGATTATTTCACACCAGAAGTAAAAATGTGTGTCACTTACAATAACAGGCAAGTTTGCAATGGATATGAGCTCTATCCATCCACAGCTGTTGCCAAACCTAAGGTTGAGGTCCAGGGAGGTGACATGAGATCTTTCTTTACACTG GTTATGACAGACCCAGATGTTCCTGGTCCTAGTGATCCTTATTTGAGGGAGCATTTGCACTG GGTAGTGAGCAACATCCCAGGGACAACAGATGCTACATTTG GAAGGGAGGTGGTGAGCTATGAAATTCCAAGGCCTAACATAGGGATTCACAGGTTTGTGTATCTACTATTCAGGCAAAAAAGAAGACAGACAATCAATCCACCTGCTTCAAGGGATAATTTCAGCACTAGAAACTTTGCAGCTGAAAATGATCTTGGTCCTCCGGTTGCTGCTGTTTACTTCAATGCTCAAAGAGAAACTGCTGCAAGAAGACGCTAA